A stretch of the Streptomyces sp. WMMB303 genome encodes the following:
- a CDS encoding DoxX family membrane protein: protein MSVDTRTPRAPGASGRGSGHSPAGSPRGFFDDEPVLSTVKVPSDPAEVVVNHASFRVRLGGAAAPPTAAMPYAPSAASSAHARGALSPAATATVPTSPTWPLSQPGPADGRGAPAFEDTEPMPVTAGSSPPGARRPTTGRRAPVVWSGGAAPDDTGATKLIQAARTAGLVGFEAGPAESDPTATQTLPRVKGPGTAGPGRTGNGPATVVGPPRGPQPSESGSPPPREHRTEPLLKGVRPARSAFDEDTGEFEAVGPETGELPAVTHRGGGLHPGGPGTPRYGDPDAYGDEAYADDEDEHTRGATAAPRRDTVRHAYYPGRRMNLGVVLLPLRLFLGFITVYAGMGKLCDPVYFDGGERGSMVTWLRSLEPWTIATPLRDFALAHPVGAGLTVAFLQVIVGVLTMFGLWQRVAAGIGALLSAALLMTVSWSSVPAYEAPDIIYLAAWSPLIIAGAPVFSLDGRLASEAWRKLGPRVELRDLRRRVLRRGTLIATVVVGLALLVGSLLGSAVRTSQPASGPERGDLPTNRLPGSPMPQEPGRSSSGQATQGPSGADGRDGDKDSRDKDGSPSAEETSPGEQRATTGPESTPSQGRTQGANQGSGQGAATPGQQQGTTAPPAQRQPAPQQPQANPGGSGGSGSGSSDSSGTGASSSGSGSGSSSGSGGRRGALGGLLGH, encoded by the coding sequence ATGAGTGTGGACACCAGAACACCCCGCGCACCCGGCGCTTCGGGCCGCGGCTCCGGGCACAGCCCAGCGGGAAGCCCACGCGGTTTCTTCGACGACGAACCGGTGCTGAGCACGGTCAAGGTCCCGTCCGACCCCGCCGAGGTGGTCGTCAACCACGCGAGCTTCCGCGTGCGGCTCGGCGGGGCCGCCGCGCCGCCCACCGCGGCCATGCCGTACGCACCGTCCGCCGCCTCGTCCGCGCACGCCCGGGGCGCGCTGTCGCCCGCGGCCACCGCCACGGTGCCGACGTCGCCCACCTGGCCGCTGTCGCAGCCCGGACCGGCGGACGGGCGCGGGGCGCCGGCGTTCGAGGACACCGAGCCCATGCCGGTCACAGCGGGCAGCAGCCCCCCGGGCGCCCGCCGCCCCACGACCGGACGCCGCGCTCCTGTGGTGTGGAGCGGCGGCGCCGCACCCGACGACACGGGCGCGACCAAGCTCATCCAGGCCGCCCGCACGGCGGGCCTGGTCGGCTTCGAGGCCGGCCCCGCCGAGTCCGACCCCACCGCCACCCAGACGCTGCCCCGCGTCAAGGGCCCCGGCACCGCGGGCCCGGGCCGCACCGGGAACGGTCCGGCCACCGTGGTCGGCCCGCCGCGCGGCCCCCAGCCCTCCGAGAGCGGAAGCCCGCCGCCGCGCGAACACCGCACCGAGCCGCTGCTGAAGGGCGTACGCCCGGCCCGCAGCGCGTTCGACGAGGACACCGGCGAATTCGAGGCGGTCGGGCCGGAGACCGGCGAACTGCCGGCCGTCACCCACCGCGGCGGCGGCCTCCACCCCGGCGGCCCCGGCACCCCCCGCTACGGGGACCCCGACGCGTACGGGGACGAGGCGTACGCGGACGACGAAGACGAGCACACCCGGGGGGCCACCGCGGCCCCCCGCCGCGACACCGTCCGGCACGCGTACTACCCGGGCCGCCGGATGAACCTGGGCGTCGTCCTGCTCCCGCTGCGGCTCTTCCTGGGCTTCATCACGGTCTACGCCGGGATGGGCAAGCTGTGCGACCCCGTCTACTTCGACGGCGGCGAACGCGGCTCCATGGTCACCTGGCTGCGCTCCCTCGAGCCGTGGACCATCGCCACCCCGCTGCGGGACTTCGCACTCGCGCACCCCGTCGGCGCCGGCCTCACCGTCGCCTTCCTCCAGGTCATCGTCGGCGTACTGACCATGTTCGGACTCTGGCAGCGGGTCGCCGCCGGGATCGGCGCGCTGCTCTCCGCCGCCCTGCTGATGACGGTCAGCTGGAGCAGCGTCCCCGCCTACGAGGCGCCGGACATCATCTACCTCGCCGCCTGGAGCCCCCTGATCATCGCGGGCGCCCCCGTCTTCTCCCTCGACGGCCGGCTGGCGAGCGAGGCGTGGCGCAAGCTCGGCCCCCGCGTCGAACTGCGCGACCTGCGACGGCGCGTACTGCGCCGGGGCACCCTCATCGCCACCGTCGTCGTCGGACTCGCGCTGCTCGTCGGCTCCCTGCTGGGCAGCGCCGTCCGCACCTCGCAGCCCGCCTCCGGGCCCGAACGCGGCGACCTGCCCACCAACCGGCTGCCGGGCTCCCCGATGCCGCAGGAGCCGGGCCGCTCCAGCTCCGGCCAGGCCACCCAGGGCCCGTCCGGCGCCGACGGGCGGGACGGCGACAAGGACAGCAGGGACAAGGACGGCAGCCCCTCGGCGGAGGAGACCAGCCCGGGCGAGCAGCGGGCCACCACCGGCCCCGAGTCCACCCCCAGCCAGGGCCGTACCCAGGGCGCGAACCAGGGCAGCGGGCAGGGCGCCGCCACCCCCGGCCAGCAGCAGGGCACCACGGCACCGCCGGCCCAGCGGCAGCCGGCCCCGCAGCAGCCGCAGGCCAACCCCGGCGGCAGCGGCGGCTCCGGCTCCGGCTCCAGCGACTCCTCCGGCACGGGCGCCTCGTCGTCCGGCTCCGGCAGCGGGTCCTCGTCCGGCAGCGGCGGCCGCCGCGGCGCACTGGGCGGACTGCTCGGACACTGA
- a CDS encoding nucleotidyltransferase family protein, producing the protein MTQHPTQAVILAGGQGSRLRPYTDDRPKPMVEIPGTGVPIIGHQLAWLAAEGVTDVVVSCGHLAEVLDEWLTQAELPCRVMTVVEREPLGRGGGLKFAARSLPRPDEPWYATNGDIWTRFSLREMADFHAERDATATLALARPRIPWGAVETDEFGHVLDFIEAPPSPYLINAGVYVFSPRFVGLLPERGDHERTTFPRLARERALAGFPLPQGSYWRAIDTAKDLREAARELADGAPR; encoded by the coding sequence ATGACCCAGCACCCGACCCAGGCCGTGATCCTCGCCGGTGGACAGGGATCACGGCTGCGGCCGTACACCGACGACCGTCCCAAGCCGATGGTGGAGATTCCCGGCACAGGAGTACCGATCATCGGCCACCAGTTGGCCTGGCTCGCGGCCGAGGGCGTCACCGACGTCGTCGTCTCCTGCGGACACCTCGCCGAGGTGCTCGACGAGTGGCTCACGCAGGCGGAACTCCCCTGCCGCGTCATGACGGTGGTCGAGCGTGAACCGTTGGGACGCGGCGGCGGGCTCAAATTCGCGGCGCGTTCGCTGCCGCGGCCCGATGAGCCGTGGTACGCGACCAACGGCGACATCTGGACGCGCTTCTCGCTGCGCGAGATGGCCGACTTCCACGCCGAGCGCGACGCCACCGCCACGCTCGCGCTCGCCCGTCCGCGCATCCCCTGGGGTGCGGTGGAGACCGACGAGTTCGGTCACGTCCTCGATTTCATCGAGGCGCCGCCCTCCCCCTATCTGATCAACGCGGGCGTCTACGTCTTCTCCCCCCGGTTCGTCGGGCTGCTGCCCGAGCGGGGAGACCATGAGCGGACCACCTTCCCGCGCCTCGCCCGCGAGCGGGCCCTGGCGGGCTTCCCGCTGCCGCAGGGCTCGTACTGGCGGGCCATCGACACCGCGAAGGATCTGCGCGAGGCCGCCCGCGAGCTCGCCGACGGCGCCCCGCGCTGA